One Solanum pennellii chromosome 9, SPENNV200 DNA segment encodes these proteins:
- the LOC107031417 gene encoding vacuolar-sorting receptor 1-like: MKVGFLVCILFVMCGCCMARFVVEKNSLRVTSPDSIKEVYECAIGNFGVPQYGGTLVGNVMYPKSNQKSCNNFSDFDIFYKSKPGGRPVFLLVDRGDCFFTLKAWNAQQAGAGAILVADNRVEPLITMDTPEEEDAKADYLQDITIPSALISKSLGDSIKRELSKGELVNINLDWREALPHPDDRVEYEFWTNSNDECGPKCESQREFVKNFKGAAQILEQKGYTQFSPHYITWYCPEAFILSKQCKSQCINHGRYCAPDPEQDFSKGYDGKDVVLQNLRQACFFKVANDSGKPWLWWDYVTDFAIRCPMKEKKYTKECADQVIKSLGFDVKQIEKCVGDPEADTDNPVLKVEQDTQIGKGARGDVTILPTLVINNRQYRGKLDKGAVLKAICSGFEETTEPAICLTEEIETNECLESNGGCWQDEAANITACQDTFRGRVCECPVVQGVKFVGDGYTHCEPSGALRCEINNGGCWKGTQNGRAYSACIDDHTKGCKCPPGFKGDGVNNCEDIDECKEKLACQCAECKCKNTWGSYDCSCSANLLYMHEHDTCISKDAKSEFSWGLVWTIILGLAVAGVSAYAVYKYRIRRYMDSEIRAIMAQYMPLDQGEGATNVPHGNV, translated from the exons ATGAAGGTAGGGTTTTTAGTGTGTATTTTGTTTGTGATGTGTGGTTGTTGTATGGCAAGATTTGTGGTGGAGAAGAACAGCTTGAGAGTAACATCACCAGACTCAATTAAAGAGGTGTATGAGTGTGCAATTGGCAACTTTGGTGTACCACAGTATGGAGGAACTCTGGTTGGTAATGTTATGTACCCAAAATCTAATCAAAAATCATGCAATAATTTCTCAGATTTTGATATCTTCTACAAATCTAAGCCTGGTGGCAGACCTGTTTTCCTTCTTGTTGATAGAGGAG ATTGCTTTTTCACACTGAAGGCTTGGAATGCTCAGCAAGCTGGAGCAGGTGCTATTCTTGTTGCTGATAACCGTGTTGAGCCTTTAATTACCATGGACACCCCTGAGGAAGAGGATGCAAAAGCAGATTACTTGCAAGATATAACTATTCCATCTGCTTTAATTAGCAAATCACTTGGGGATAGCATCAAGAGGGAACTATCTAAAGGAGAATTGGTTAACATAAACCTCGATTGGAGAGAGGCTCTTCCACATCCCGACGATCGAGTGGAGTACGAATTTTGGACCAATAGTAATGATGAGTGTGGCCCTAAGTGTGAAAGCCAGAGAGAGTTTGTCAAAAACTTCAAGGGGGCTGCCCAGATACTTGAGCAGAAAGGTTATACACAGTTTAGTCCCCATTACATAACTTGGTATTGCCCGGAAGCATTTATTTTGAGCAAGCAATGCAAGTCTCAGTGCATCAACCATGGAAGGTACTGTGCTCCAGACCCTGAGCAAGACTTCAGTAAAGGTTATGATGGAAAGGATGTTGTTTTGCAAAATTTACGTCAAGCTTGCTTTTTTAAGGTTGCCAATGACAGTGGGAAACCCTGGTTGTGGTGGGATTATGTCACTGACTTTGCAATAAGGTGTCCAATGAAAGAGAAGAAATACACAAAAGAATGTGCTGATCAAGTAATCAAGTCACTTG GCTTTGACGTCAAACAGATTGAAAAATGTGTTGGAGATCCTGAAGCAGATACTGACAACCCTGTTCTAAAGGTCGAACAGGACACCCAG ATAGGTAAGGGTGCTCGTGGAGATGTGACTATCTTGCCAACTCTCGTTATAAACAATAGACAGTACAGAG GTAAGCTGGACAAGGGAGCAGTCCTCAAGGCAATTTGTTCAGGTTTTGAGGAGACAACCGAGCCTGCAATTTGTTTAACTGAAG AAATAGAAACAAATGAATGCTTAGAATCAAATGGTGGGTGCTGGCAGGACGAGGCTGCTAATATTACAGCATGCCAG GATACTTTCCGTGGTCGAGTATGTGAATGCCCAGTAGTTCAGGGAGTAAAATTTGTTGGTGATGGTTATACTCACTGTGAAC CATCTGGAGCATTGCGATGTGAAATAAACAACGGAGGCTGTTGGAAGGGAACCCAAAATGGCAGGGCATATTCTGCTTGCATT GACGATCACACAAAGGGTTGCAAATGTCCACCAGGATTCAAAGGCGACGGAGTTAACAATTGTGAGG ATATTGATGAATGCAAGGAGAAGTTGGCTTGCCAGTGTGCTGAGTGCAAATGCAAGAACACTTGGGGTAGTTATGATTGCAGTTGCAGCGCCAATTTGTTGTACATGCATGAACATGACACGTGTATAA GCAAAGATGCCAAGTCAGAGTTCAGCTGGGGCCTTGTTTGGACTATCATCTTGGGTTTGGCTGTTGCAGGGGTTTCGGCATATGCTGTGTACAAGTATAGAATCCGG AGATACATGGACTCAGAGATTCGTGCTATCATGGCACAATATATGCCTTTGGATCAAGGAGAGGGAGCTACTAATGTCCCCCACGGTAACGTCTAA